The genomic window GGTCGTGGCCACGGTCGTCGGGGTGCTGATCGGTGTCGTGACGTATCGCAGGGAGTGGGCCGCCGGGCTCGCCACGACCACCACGGCCACCCTCCTGACCATCCCCTCCCTCGCCATGATCGGTCTGCTGATCCCGGTGGTGGGGCTGGGCGTGGCTCCTACGGTGATCGCGTTGACGCTGTACGGGCTGCTGCCGGTCGTCCGGAACGCGATCGTGGGCCTGCGCGGGGTCGACCCGGCGCTGGTGGACGCGGCGAAGGGCATCGGGATGTCCCGGCCCCTGCGGCTGCTGCGCGTCGAACTGCCGCTCGCCTGGCCGCCGATCCTCACCGGGATCCGGGTCTCGACGCAGATGCTGATGGGCATCGCCGCGATCGCCGCGTACGCCTCCGGGCCGGGCCTCGGCAACGAGATCTTCCGCGGCATCGCCTCCCTGGGCAGCGCGAACGCCCTCAACCAGGTACTCGCGGGCACGCTCGGCATCGTCGCGCTGGCGCTGCTGTTCGACGCCGCGTACGCGCTGATCGGGCGCCTGACGATTCCGAGGGGGATCCGTGGCTGACACCGGCACGACGGGGGCCACCATCGAGTTGGTCAACCTCAGCAAGCGATATCCCGGCAGCCGTCAACCTTCTGTCGACAGCGTCAACATGCGGATCAACGCGGGCGAGACAGTCGTGCTCGTCGGGCCGTCCGGATGCGGCAAGTCAACAACGCTCAAGATGATCAACAGGTTGATCGAGCCGTCCAGTGGTTCCATCCGGATCAACGGTGAGGACGTCACCGGCATTGATCCGGTCAAGCTGCGACGCGGGGTGGGCTACGCGATCCAGTCGTCCGGCCTCTTCCCGCACATGACCGTCGCCCAGAACATCGCGCTCGTGCCGAGGATGGTCGGCTGGTCCGCGGCCCGGGTGAGGGCGCGGGTCGCGGAGATGCTGGACCTGGTGGGGCTCGACCCGGGTGAGTTCCACGACCGGTATCCGCGTCAGCTCTCCGGCGGCCAGCAGCAACGGGTGGGCGTGGCACGGGCGTTGGCCGCCGATCCGCCCGTACTGCTGATGGACGAGCCGTTCGGGGCGGTGGATCCGATCACCCGCGACCACCTCCAGGACGAACTGCTCCGGCTCCAGCGCGAGCTGCACAAGACGATCGTGTTCGTCACCCATGACTTCGACGAGGCGATCAAGCTCGGCGACCGGATCGCGATCCTGCGGGAGCGGTCGCACATCGCGCAGTTCGACACCCCGGAGGCGATCCTCGCCGGCCCGGCCGACGACTTCGTCTCCGGTTTCGTGGGCGCGGGCGCCGCCCTGAAGCGGCTG from Streptomyces sp. DSM 40750 includes these protein-coding regions:
- a CDS encoding ABC transporter permease, whose amino-acid sequence is MSFWEYVGSYREKLLFDAYQLASAVFQCMVVATVVGVLIGVVTYRREWAAGLATTTTATLLTIPSLAMIGLLIPVVGLGVAPTVIALTLYGLLPVVRNAIVGLRGVDPALVDAAKGIGMSRPLRLLRVELPLAWPPILTGIRVSTQMLMGIAAIAAYASGPGLGNEIFRGIASLGSANALNQVLAGTLGIVALALLFDAAYALIGRLTIPRGIRG
- a CDS encoding ABC transporter ATP-binding protein (Members of the family are the ATP-binding subunit of ABC transporters for substrates such as betaine, L-proline or other amino acids, choline, carnitine, etc. The substrate specificity is best determined from the substrate-binding subunit, rather than this subunit, as it interacts with the permease subunit and not with substrate directly.), with product MADTGTTGATIELVNLSKRYPGSRQPSVDSVNMRINAGETVVLVGPSGCGKSTTLKMINRLIEPSSGSIRINGEDVTGIDPVKLRRGVGYAIQSSGLFPHMTVAQNIALVPRMVGWSAARVRARVAEMLDLVGLDPGEFHDRYPRQLSGGQQQRVGVARALAADPPVLLMDEPFGAVDPITRDHLQDELLRLQRELHKTIVFVTHDFDEAIKLGDRIAILRERSHIAQFDTPEAILAGPADDFVSGFVGAGAALKRLDLTRVRDVELTDFPTVDVGDPLQQVSHLLRADGTGEVLLLDRHGRPFKWLRRGDLMRAKGALARAGTPVRSTVAEDATLRDALEAVLADSAGRVAVIGRHGEYTGVVDMQTLLNSVRGPLEADRLNALEHQHELEETRTGQTHAEQEGVEEVSSGAGT